One segment of Stappia sp. 28M-7 DNA contains the following:
- a CDS encoding PRC-barrel domain-containing protein — protein MKTLLATTATLAILSMGPVWAQSATEPQVDEPLVEETLPGAAMPADEAPDTKTPDTGMPRAEAPAAMPGDAAATASFIGEQQDGNWLTSSLIGLGVTNPEGETLGKVAALEIGPDGRVVSVVIEAGGFLGMGARQVAVPYEAVQHVTVTPGEHQLILAATAEDLETAPDFVTLVQKRQEEDAIRAQKEMGAGQPAVVDPANPPGTAQ, from the coding sequence ATGAAGACGCTTCTTGCGACGACCGCAACGCTTGCAATCCTGTCGATGGGGCCGGTCTGGGCCCAGTCGGCGACGGAGCCGCAGGTCGACGAGCCTTTGGTGGAGGAAACGCTTCCGGGCGCGGCGATGCCGGCCGACGAGGCGCCGGACACCAAGACGCCGGACACCGGGATGCCGCGGGCCGAGGCTCCGGCCGCCATGCCCGGCGATGCCGCAGCAACCGCCAGCTTCATCGGCGAACAGCAGGACGGCAACTGGCTGACCAGCAGCCTGATCGGCCTCGGCGTCACCAATCCGGAAGGCGAGACCCTCGGCAAGGTTGCCGCGCTCGAGATCGGGCCGGACGGCCGGGTCGTCTCGGTGGTGATCGAGGCCGGTGGCTTCCTGGGCATGGGCGCGCGGCAGGTGGCCGTGCCCTATGAGGCGGTGCAGCACGTGACGGTGACGCCCGGCGAGCATCAGCTGATCCTTGCCGCTACGGCAGAGGACCTGGAGACGGCGCCCGACTTCGTCACCCTGGTACAGAAGCGCCAGGAGGAGGACGCGATCCGCGCCCAGAAGGAGATGGGAGCGGGCCAGCCGGCCGTGGTCGATCCGGCCAATCCCCCGGGCACGGCGCAGTAA
- a CDS encoding matrixin family metalloprotease encodes MPASVVLAAGPQAPAVGARTLQPPARTKARLPLARLFTPLRLEGSILKWGEPRVGTPARVTYAFASGPVSRPDARNCREMQSLDHLAEASGETSEAVRAEAVAAFRMWSEVSGLVFEEAADGDSADILLGAQTMPRGFAFTNVDFAHEDAPGLMEAGGSDGRGLNLPVAGTGKGVRTAPVAARIAPITRSAICLNPGHDWKIGFDGNLAAYDLRYTFAHEIGHAIGLDHHLKGLSIMHFKYSEIFQGLQAADISGVQWLYGPPAR; translated from the coding sequence TTGCCGGCTTCGGTTGTCCTGGCCGCCGGCCCCCAGGCCCCAGCCGTCGGTGCAAGGACGCTGCAGCCGCCGGCTCGCACCAAGGCACGTCTGCCGCTGGCACGCCTGTTCACGCCGCTTCGGCTCGAGGGATCGATCCTCAAGTGGGGCGAGCCGCGCGTGGGCACGCCGGCACGGGTGACCTATGCCTTCGCCAGCGGGCCGGTCAGCCGTCCCGATGCGCGCAACTGCCGGGAGATGCAGAGCCTCGATCATCTGGCGGAAGCCTCCGGCGAAACGAGCGAGGCGGTCCGTGCGGAAGCAGTCGCCGCGTTTCGCATGTGGAGCGAAGTGAGCGGTCTGGTCTTCGAGGAGGCCGCGGACGGAGACAGCGCGGATATTCTGCTCGGCGCCCAGACGATGCCCCGTGGCTTTGCCTTCACCAACGTGGATTTTGCCCATGAGGATGCGCCCGGCCTGATGGAGGCCGGCGGCTCCGACGGGCGAGGGCTGAACCTGCCTGTCGCAGGAACGGGAAAGGGCGTGCGGACGGCGCCGGTCGCCGCGCGGATCGCGCCGATCACCCGCTCGGCCATCTGCCTCAACCCGGGGCATGACTGGAAGATCGGTTTCGACGGAAACCTTGCCGCGTATGATCTGCGCTACACCTTCGCGCATGAGATCGGCCATGCGATCGGCCTTGATCATCACCTGAAGGGCCTGTCGATCATGCATTTCAAGTATAGTGAAATTTTCCAAGGTCTTCAGGCGGCGGACATTTCCGGCGTGCAGTGGCTTTACGGTCCTCCCGCTCGGTGA
- a CDS encoding dihydrofolate reductase, with product MTASARPEIVLIAAVGENDVIGSDGDMPWKLSTDLKRFKRLTLGHPVVMGRKTFESIGRPLPGRRNIVVTRDAGWAHEGVARAGSLDEAFALAGETAGDAVMVIGGGTIYSAALPMADRLEITRVHAAPAGDTLFPKIDPQLWQEVARETPPRGEKDTADVTFLTFRRCTQAPSR from the coding sequence ATGACCGCATCCGCAAGACCCGAGATCGTGCTGATCGCCGCCGTCGGCGAGAACGACGTCATCGGCTCGGATGGCGACATGCCCTGGAAACTCTCCACCGACCTGAAGCGGTTCAAGCGCCTGACGCTCGGCCATCCGGTCGTGATGGGCCGCAAGACCTTCGAGTCCATCGGCCGCCCGCTGCCCGGTCGCCGCAACATCGTCGTCACCCGCGATGCGGGCTGGGCACATGAGGGCGTCGCGCGCGCCGGCTCGCTCGACGAAGCCTTTGCGCTTGCCGGCGAGACCGCGGGCGACGCGGTGATGGTCATCGGTGGCGGCACGATCTACTCGGCTGCCCTGCCCATGGCCGACCGGCTGGAGATCACCCGCGTGCATGCCGCGCCCGCCGGCGACACGCTGTTCCCGAAGATCGACCCGCAGCTCTGGCAGGAAGTGGCGCGCGAGACGCCGCCGCGCGGCGAGAAGGACACGGCCGACGTCACCTTCCTGACCTTTCGCCGCTGTACACAGGCGCCGTCGCGCTGA
- a CDS encoding SMP-30/gluconolactonase/LRE family protein — MAHAISRLSDTRCELAEGPTWDERLQRLYWCDILGKRIHALDWQSREEQHWEMPDVVGSLGLTEDEDRLVVALRDRVVLFTLSTGAMELLAEIETDDARTRLNDGKVGPDGAFYVGTMDDRPDRQPIGALYRVARTGGATRLVDGVTVSNGLAWSPEGTVLYHADSRPGHIEAWNFDAATGAISARRLFAQLTNETGRPDGGTVDAEGRYWSAGVSAGLLNCFAPDGTLIEAIAMPVPRPTMPCFCGPALDELVVTSLRPHNAPDLLSEFPDSGCLFVLKTGATGLPASRFRL; from the coding sequence ATGGCCCATGCGATTTCCCGCCTCAGCGACACCCGCTGCGAGCTTGCCGAAGGCCCGACCTGGGACGAGCGCCTGCAGCGCCTCTACTGGTGCGACATCCTCGGCAAGCGCATCCATGCGCTCGACTGGCAGAGCCGCGAGGAACAGCACTGGGAGATGCCCGATGTCGTCGGCTCTCTCGGGCTGACGGAGGACGAGGACCGGCTGGTCGTCGCCCTGCGCGACCGGGTGGTGCTCTTCACCCTGTCCACCGGCGCCATGGAGCTTCTGGCAGAGATCGAGACGGACGATGCCCGCACCCGCCTCAACGACGGCAAGGTCGGACCGGACGGCGCCTTCTATGTCGGCACCATGGACGACCGCCCCGACCGCCAGCCCATCGGCGCGCTCTACCGGGTGGCCCGCACGGGCGGCGCGACACGCCTTGTCGACGGCGTCACCGTTTCCAACGGCCTTGCCTGGTCGCCCGAGGGAACCGTGCTCTATCATGCGGACAGCCGGCCAGGGCATATCGAGGCTTGGAATTTCGACGCGGCGACCGGCGCGATCTCCGCCCGGCGCCTTTTCGCGCAGCTGACCAACGAGACCGGGCGCCCCGATGGCGGCACGGTGGATGCGGAAGGGCGCTACTGGTCGGCGGGCGTTTCCGCCGGCCTGCTCAACTGCTTTGCACCCGACGGCACGCTTATCGAGGCGATTGCCATGCCGGTACCGCGCCCGACCATGCCCTGTTTCTGCGGCCCCGCGCTGGACGAACTGGTGGTGACGAGCCTGCGCCCGCACAATGCTCCCGACCTGCTCTCCGAATTCCCGGATTCGGGCTGTCTGTTCGTCCTGAAGACCGGGGCAACCGGCCTGCCGGCCTCTCGCTTCCGCCTCTAG
- a CDS encoding glycine zipper domain-containing protein: MHKLVIVSATALLLAACQSDSQSDRALVGGGLGAATGAAIGAATTGDVGGALVGGAIGAAGGAVVGAATTPKNCVEYDRYGRAYRVACR; this comes from the coding sequence ATGCATAAACTCGTGATCGTTTCGGCGACCGCCCTGCTTCTTGCCGCTTGTCAGTCCGACAGCCAGTCCGACCGTGCTCTCGTCGGCGGCGGTCTCGGTGCTGCCACCGGCGCAGCCATCGGCGCTGCGACGACCGGCGATGTCGGCGGCGCGCTCGTCGGCGGTGCGATCGGCGCAGCCGGCGGTGCAGTGGTCGGTGCGGCCACCACGCCGAAGAACTGTGTCGAATACGACCGCTACGGCCGCGCCTACCGGGTAGCCTGCCGGTAA
- a CDS encoding TetR/AcrR family transcriptional regulator → MPPVPDSDFTPRQNEVLASALRLVVDGGEKALTTSAVARAANCSKESLYRWFGDRDGLLAAIVAHQAAKVRVPSESAGALDLAEFRGRLATFAEDLLTVLAGDTSLALNRIAIAHASRHGAPLGRLLLERGRERIATRARTLLEAGRDQGHIDFQDATEAYRTLYGLIVRDAHGRWLLGQPPLGEDADFAGQARRAVDQFITLHPPLPRDSARSGRS, encoded by the coding sequence ATGCCGCCCGTCCCCGACAGCGATTTCACGCCGCGCCAGAACGAGGTCCTCGCCTCGGCCCTGCGTCTTGTCGTCGATGGCGGCGAGAAGGCGCTGACCACCTCGGCGGTGGCGCGTGCGGCGAACTGCTCGAAGGAAAGCCTCTATCGCTGGTTCGGCGACCGCGACGGTTTGCTGGCGGCCATCGTCGCGCACCAGGCCGCCAAGGTGCGGGTGCCGAGCGAGAGCGCGGGCGCCCTCGACCTTGCCGAATTCCGCGGCCGCCTTGCGACCTTCGCCGAGGATCTGCTGACGGTGCTGGCCGGCGACACCTCGCTGGCGCTCAACCGGATCGCCATCGCCCATGCCAGCCGGCACGGCGCCCCGCTCGGCCGCCTGCTGCTGGAGCGCGGCCGCGAGCGCATCGCCACTCGCGCCCGCACCCTGCTGGAGGCGGGCCGCGACCAGGGGCACATCGACTTCCAGGACGCGACGGAGGCCTACCGCACGCTTTACGGCCTCATCGTGCGCGATGCCCATGGCCGCTGGCTGCTCGGCCAGCCTCCGCTCGGCGAGGATGCCGACTTCGCCGGTCAAGCGCGCCGCGCCGTCGACCAGTTCATCACCCTTCATCCGCCGCTTCCGCGCGACAGCGCACGGTCGGGACGGAGCTGA
- the ilvC gene encoding ketol-acid reductoisomerase, whose product MRVYYDRDADLNLIKSKKVAVIGYGSQGRAHALNLKDSGVKDIVVALRPGSTTAKKVEADGLKVMSVAEAAGWADLMMMATPDELQADIYRDHIADNIRDGAAIAFAHGLNVHFGLIEAKSTVDVLMVAPKGPGHTVRGEYEKGGGVPCLVAVHQDASGNALDLGLAYACGVGGGRSGIIETTFKEECETDLFGEQAVLCGGLVELIRAGFETLVEAGYAPEMAYFECLHEVKLIVDLIYEGGIANMNYSISNTAEWGEYMSGPRVVTSETKAEMKRILTDIQTGKFTSEWMQECKGGQARFKATRRLNDSHQIEEVGEKLRGMMPWIKKGALVDKERN is encoded by the coding sequence ATGCGCGTTTATTATGATCGCGATGCCGACCTCAACCTCATCAAGTCCAAGAAGGTCGCCGTCATCGGCTATGGCAGCCAGGGCCGCGCCCATGCGCTGAACCTCAAGGATTCCGGCGTCAAGGACATCGTCGTGGCCCTGCGCCCCGGCTCCACCACCGCCAAGAAGGTCGAGGCCGACGGCCTCAAGGTCATGAGCGTCGCCGAGGCGGCCGGCTGGGCCGACCTGATGATGATGGCCACCCCGGACGAGCTCCAGGCCGACATCTACCGCGACCACATCGCCGACAACATCCGTGACGGCGCCGCCATTGCCTTCGCGCACGGCCTGAACGTCCATTTCGGCCTGATCGAGGCCAAGTCGACCGTCGACGTCCTCATGGTCGCTCCGAAGGGCCCGGGCCACACCGTCCGCGGCGAGTACGAGAAGGGCGGCGGCGTGCCGTGCCTCGTCGCCGTTCATCAGGACGCTTCGGGCAACGCCCTGGACCTCGGCCTGGCCTATGCCTGCGGCGTCGGCGGCGGCCGTTCGGGCATCATCGAGACCACCTTCAAGGAAGAGTGCGAGACCGACCTGTTCGGCGAGCAGGCAGTCCTGTGCGGCGGTCTGGTCGAGCTGATCCGCGCCGGCTTCGAGACGCTGGTTGAGGCCGGCTACGCTCCGGAGATGGCCTATTTCGAGTGCCTCCACGAGGTGAAGCTCATCGTCGACCTCATCTACGAGGGTGGCATCGCCAACATGAACTACTCCATCTCGAACACCGCCGAGTGGGGTGAGTACATGTCCGGTCCGCGCGTCGTGACCTCGGAGACCAAGGCCGAGATGAAGCGCATCCTGACCGACATCCAGACCGGCAAGTTCACCTCGGAGTGGATGCAGGAATGCAAGGGCGGCCAGGCCCGCTTCAAGGCGACCCGTCGCCTCAACGATTCCCACCAGATCGAGGAAGTCGGCGAGAAGCTGCGCGGCATGATGCCGTGGATCAAGAAGGGCGCCCTGGTCGACAAGGAGCGCAACTGA
- a CDS encoding glycine zipper domain-containing protein, which translates to MVRIVLVGAAALLLAACQSDSQRDRTLVGGGLGAATGAVIGAAATGDVGGALVGGVIGGVGGAMVGSATTPKNCVARDRYGRRYRVACP; encoded by the coding sequence ATGGTCAGGATTGTTCTTGTGGGCGCGGCTGCGCTTCTGCTGGCGGCGTGCCAGTCCGACAGCCAGCGCGACCGTACGCTTGTCGGCGGTGGCCTTGGCGCCGCGACAGGTGCGGTGATCGGTGCGGCGGCGACCGGTGATGTCGGCGGCGCGCTCGTCGGTGGCGTCATCGGCGGTGTGGGCGGTGCCATGGTCGGTTCGGCCACGACACCGAAGAACTGCGTCGCGCGTGATCGCTACGGCCGCCGCTATCGGGTTGCCTGCCCGTAA
- a CDS encoding rhodanese-related sulfurtransferase: MTDIRISAFYHFAPLPDYEALRQPLLDVAGAACVRGSILLASEGVNGTIAGPEAGIAQVLAWLRADPRLAALEEKASWAGRIPFARLKVRLKREIVSLGVEGIDPTREVGTYVAPQDWNDLISDPDVLVIDTRNDYEVAFGTFEGASSPDTRSFRAFPEWLRQQREEACAPRKVAMFCTGGIRCEKASAFLLSEGFEEVYHLEGGILNYLEKVPQEKSLWRGDCFVFDERIAVDHALRPTWGQNAPEEALPVLPRDLARGTEG, from the coding sequence ATGACCGACATCCGCATTTCCGCCTTCTACCACTTTGCGCCTCTGCCGGACTACGAGGCCCTGCGCCAGCCACTGCTGGACGTTGCCGGAGCGGCGTGCGTGCGCGGGTCGATCCTGTTGGCCAGCGAGGGCGTCAACGGAACCATCGCGGGGCCCGAGGCGGGCATTGCGCAGGTGCTCGCCTGGCTGAGGGCCGACCCTCGTCTTGCAGCTCTTGAGGAGAAGGCCTCCTGGGCCGGTCGCATTCCCTTCGCCCGCCTCAAGGTGCGGCTGAAGCGGGAGATCGTCAGTCTCGGCGTCGAGGGGATCGATCCGACCCGGGAGGTCGGCACCTATGTGGCGCCGCAGGACTGGAACGATCTCATCAGCGACCCGGACGTTCTCGTCATCGACACGCGCAACGACTACGAGGTCGCCTTCGGGACGTTCGAGGGGGCGAGCTCGCCCGATACCCGCTCGTTCCGCGCCTTCCCCGAATGGCTGCGCCAGCAACGGGAGGAGGCCTGCGCTCCGCGCAAGGTGGCGATGTTCTGCACCGGCGGCATCCGCTGCGAGAAGGCGAGCGCGTTTCTGCTCTCGGAAGGCTTCGAGGAGGTCTACCACCTAGAAGGCGGCATCCTGAACTATCTGGAAAAGGTGCCGCAGGAAAAAAGCCTGTGGCGGGGCGACTGTTTCGTGTTCGACGAGCGGATCGCCGTCGACCACGCGCTGCGCCCGACCTGGGGGCAGAACGCGCCGGAGGAGGCGCTGCCGGTCCTGCCGCGGGATCTGGCGCGCGGCACCGAAGGCTGA
- a CDS encoding SDR family NAD(P)-dependent oxidoreductase yields MTTDLTSFTQGGLAVVAGATGGIGSALLQRIEACGRFDQVEGLARSLAPGFDLEDEESIAAAAARISAAGELRLFIDATGLLSDARMQPEKALRQIDPAAMERAFRINAIGPALMIKHFAPLFPREGKSVFATLSAKVGSIGDNRLGGWISYRASKAALNQIVRTASIELARRQPELLLLALHPGTVDTGLSRPFARAGLTVRTPDEAAGRLLAVIDAAGREDSGAFLSHDGERLPF; encoded by the coding sequence ATGACAACCGATCTCACCAGTTTCACCCAGGGCGGGCTTGCGGTGGTTGCCGGCGCGACTGGCGGCATCGGTTCGGCCCTGTTGCAGCGGATCGAGGCGTGCGGCCGCTTCGACCAGGTGGAGGGGCTGGCACGCAGCCTGGCCCCAGGCTTCGATCTTGAGGACGAGGAGAGCATTGCCGCTGCGGCCGCTCGGATCTCTGCGGCCGGAGAGCTGCGGCTGTTCATCGATGCCACCGGCCTTTTGAGCGACGCGCGGATGCAGCCGGAAAAGGCGCTGCGCCAGATCGACCCGGCCGCGATGGAGCGCGCGTTTCGCATCAACGCCATCGGCCCGGCGCTGATGATCAAGCATTTCGCGCCGCTGTTTCCGCGCGAGGGCAAGAGCGTGTTCGCAACGCTTTCGGCGAAGGTCGGCAGCATTGGCGACAACCGGCTCGGCGGATGGATCAGCTACCGCGCGTCGAAGGCGGCTCTCAACCAGATCGTTCGCACCGCGTCGATCGAGCTTGCCCGCCGGCAGCCGGAGCTGCTGCTGCTGGCGCTGCATCCGGGCACGGTGGATACGGGACTGTCGCGCCCCTTCGCCCGCGCCGGGCTCACCGTTCGCACGCCGGACGAAGCCGCCGGCCGGTTGCTCGCGGTGATCGATGCCGCAGGGCGCGAGGACAGCGGCGCCTTCCTCTCCCATGACGGCGAAAGGCTGCCGTTCTAG
- the ald gene encoding alanine dehydrogenase, with translation MRVGVPKEIKNHEYRVGLTPDSVRELVANGHEVLVETGAGQGIGADDSVYEAAGASIAATPAEVFEASTMIVKVKEPQASERAMLRPDHLLFTYLHLAPDAPQTADLVRSGATCIAYETVTDARGGLPLLSPMSQVAGRLSVQAGATALERAHGGAGVLLGGVPGVAPAKVVVIGGGVVGAHAITMALGLGADVTVLDRSIDVLGNLSARFGAALRTVYSTRSAVEQYVLEADLVIGAVLVPGAAAPKLVTADHVRRMKAGSVLVDVAIDQGGCFETSHATTHAEPTYVVDDVVHYCVANMPGAVPRTSTYALNNATLPFTLALANNGYRKALADNPHLMNGLNVHAGQVTCEAVATALGYDYVAPAKALGKAAAAAA, from the coding sequence ATGCGCGTCGGTGTCCCTAAGGAAATCAAGAACCACGAGTATCGCGTCGGCCTGACCCCGGACAGCGTCCGGGAACTGGTGGCCAACGGCCATGAGGTGCTGGTCGAGACCGGCGCCGGGCAGGGCATCGGCGCGGACGATTCCGTCTACGAGGCGGCCGGCGCTTCGATCGCCGCCACTCCGGCCGAGGTGTTCGAAGCCTCCACCATGATCGTCAAGGTCAAGGAGCCGCAGGCTTCCGAGCGGGCGATGCTGCGGCCCGATCATCTGCTCTTCACCTATCTGCATCTGGCGCCGGATGCCCCGCAGACGGCCGATCTCGTCAGGTCGGGCGCGACCTGCATCGCCTACGAGACGGTCACGGATGCGCGCGGCGGCCTGCCGCTGCTGTCGCCGATGTCGCAGGTGGCCGGCCGCCTGTCGGTGCAGGCCGGCGCGACCGCGCTGGAGCGCGCCCATGGCGGCGCCGGCGTTCTGCTCGGCGGCGTACCGGGCGTGGCGCCGGCCAAGGTGGTGGTGATCGGCGGCGGTGTCGTCGGTGCTCATGCCATCACCATGGCGCTGGGCCTCGGTGCCGATGTGACGGTTCTCGACCGCTCCATCGATGTGCTGGGCAACCTGTCGGCCCGGTTCGGCGCTGCGCTGCGCACGGTCTACTCCACCCGCTCGGCGGTGGAGCAGTATGTGCTGGAAGCAGATCTGGTGATCGGCGCGGTGCTGGTGCCGGGTGCGGCGGCGCCCAAGCTGGTCACGGCGGACCACGTGCGCCGCATGAAGGCCGGCTCGGTGCTGGTGGATGTCGCCATCGACCAGGGCGGTTGTTTCGAGACCTCGCATGCGACGACGCATGCCGAGCCGACCTATGTGGTCGACGATGTCGTGCACTACTGCGTTGCCAACATGCCGGGCGCGGTGCCGCGCACCTCGACCTATGCGCTCAACAACGCGACGCTGCCCTTCACCCTGGCGCTGGCCAACAACGGCTATCGCAAGGCTCTGGCGGACAATCCGCACCTGATGAACGGCCTCAACGTGCATGCCGGGCAGGTGACCTGCGAGGCGGTCGCGACCGCGCTCGGCTACGACTATGTCGCGCCGGCCAAGGCGCTGGGCAAGGCGGCGGCCGCCGCCGCCTGA
- a CDS encoding response regulator, whose product MIVDDDPDDLWMFGHLFMRACPEPGELSLIAAADGADALAQIERALATGAPLPDAILLDMNMPGLTGLDVLAALRQKSCLDATPIIILSTAEDAATSERALAAGADAVFTKPDSMDCIARLAAGILRTVLARRNPRPHCNKARA is encoded by the coding sequence ATGATCGTGGACGATGATCCCGATGATCTCTGGATGTTCGGGCACCTGTTCATGCGCGCCTGTCCGGAGCCTGGAGAGCTGTCGCTGATCGCAGCCGCCGACGGTGCCGACGCGCTTGCACAGATCGAGCGGGCCCTTGCCACCGGCGCGCCGCTCCCCGATGCCATTCTTCTCGACATGAACATGCCGGGCCTGACCGGCCTCGATGTTCTGGCCGCCCTGCGGCAGAAGTCCTGCCTCGATGCGACCCCGATCATCATCCTGTCCACGGCAGAAGACGCGGCGACGAGCGAACGTGCCCTGGCCGCCGGCGCCGATGCGGTTTTCACCAAGCCGGACTCCATGGACTGCATCGCCCGCCTTGCCGCCGGCATCTTGCGCACCGTGCTTGCGCGCCGCAATCCCCGGCCCCACTGCAACAAGGCGCGGGCCTGA
- a CDS encoding PhzF family phenazine biosynthesis protein — MPRRFFVLDVFTNQALAGNPLAVVLDAEGLSDARMQAIAREFNLSETVFVLPPENPAHSARLRIFTPARELPFAGHPTVGTAILLAKERFGDMDSDADRNAMVVLEETVGNVRCGVVLKNGAAGFAEFDIPRLPRPCDPLGDREIIAAAVGLEPNEIGFENHRPCAFEAGVPFAFVPVATLDALSRVSPVHRHWEEAFGRRGEMGAYLYCRQTNSQDSTFAARMFAPHMGIGEDPATGAAAAAFSGVIRHFDKLTDGTHYLRIEQGFDMGRPSLIDLEIDITAGALKAVRIGGQAVIVSQGELFL; from the coding sequence ATGCCTCGACGTTTCTTCGTCCTCGACGTCTTCACCAACCAGGCGCTTGCCGGCAATCCGCTGGCCGTCGTGCTGGATGCGGAAGGCCTGTCGGACGCGCGCATGCAGGCGATAGCGCGCGAGTTCAATCTGTCGGAGACCGTCTTCGTCCTTCCGCCGGAAAATCCCGCCCATTCGGCGCGCCTGCGCATCTTCACCCCTGCCCGCGAGCTGCCCTTCGCCGGGCACCCGACGGTCGGCACCGCCATCCTGCTGGCCAAGGAGCGGTTCGGCGACATGGATTCCGACGCCGACCGCAATGCCATGGTCGTGCTGGAGGAGACGGTCGGCAACGTGCGCTGCGGTGTGGTCCTGAAAAACGGGGCGGCCGGCTTTGCCGAGTTCGACATTCCCCGCCTACCCCGCCCCTGCGACCCGCTGGGCGACAGGGAGATCATCGCCGCCGCCGTCGGCCTGGAGCCCAACGAGATCGGCTTCGAGAACCACCGCCCCTGCGCCTTCGAGGCGGGCGTGCCCTTCGCCTTCGTGCCCGTGGCCACTCTCGATGCCCTGTCGCGCGTGTCTCCCGTGCATCGTCACTGGGAGGAAGCCTTCGGCCGCCGCGGCGAGATGGGCGCCTATCTCTATTGCCGGCAGACCAATTCCCAGGACAGCACCTTCGCCGCCCGCATGTTCGCCCCGCATATGGGCATCGGCGAGGATCCCGCCACGGGCGCGGCCGCGGCCGCGTTTTCCGGCGTCATCCGGCATTTCGACAAGCTGACCGACGGAACCCATTACCTGCGCATCGAGCAGGGCTTCGACATGGGCCGCCCCTCGCTCATCGATCTGGAAATCGACATCACGGCCGGCGCGCTGAAGGCCGTGCGCATCGGCGGCCAGGCCGTCATCGTCTCGCAGGGCGAGCTGTTTCTCTGA
- a CDS encoding Lrp/AsnC family transcriptional regulator → MKQYSKETARLDRIDRHILSLLQVDGRIANADLAEAVGLSASACLRRVRMLEDSGVIDRYVALLDQARIGRRMNIFVEISLTSQSNDVLTRFEQAVARSPEIMECHLMAGDADYLLRITAADPIDFERIHRDHLARLPGVSRMRSSFAIRTIARSTAYPLPDEDDR, encoded by the coding sequence ATGAAACAATATTCGAAGGAAACCGCGAGACTGGACCGGATCGACCGTCACATCCTGTCCCTGCTGCAGGTGGACGGGCGCATTGCCAATGCCGATCTTGCCGAAGCGGTCGGCCTGTCGGCCTCAGCCTGCCTGCGCCGGGTCCGCATGCTGGAGGACAGCGGCGTCATCGACCGTTACGTCGCCCTGCTGGACCAGGCCCGCATCGGCAGGCGGATGAACATCTTCGTCGAGATTTCCCTGACCTCGCAGTCGAACGACGTGCTGACCCGCTTCGAGCAGGCGGTCGCCCGTTCGCCGGAGATCATGGAGTGCCATCTGATGGCGGGTGACGCCGATTACCTGCTACGCATCACCGCTGCCGATCCCATCGACTTCGAACGCATCCACCGCGATCACCTCGCCCGCCTGCCGGGCGTCTCGCGGATGCGCTCGTCCTTCGCGATCCGCACCATCGCCCGCAGCACCGCCTATCCCCTGCCGGACGAAGACGACCGCTGA